In Aliamphritea ceti, a single window of DNA contains:
- the rsfS gene encoding ribosome silencing factor, producing the protein MELDQMINVIQDALDDMKAKDIVELDVSEKSTVTDRMIIASGTSKRHVMSIGQHVQEKMKASGVQPMGIEGLDTGEWVLVDLGDAIVHVMMPDARSFYDLEKLWGFDEVDTKN; encoded by the coding sequence ATGGAATTAGATCAGATGATCAATGTTATACAAGATGCCCTGGATGATATGAAAGCTAAGGATATCGTCGAACTGGACGTCAGTGAGAAGTCAACGGTTACCGACCGTATGATCATTGCAAGTGGTACTTCTAAACGTCATGTTATGTCGATCGGTCAGCATGTACAAGAAAAGATGAAGGCCAGTGGTGTTCAGCCTATGGGGATCGAAGGCCTGGATACCGGTGAGTGGGTTCTGGTCGATTTAGGTGATGCAATCGTGCATGTCATGATGCCGGATGCGAGAAGTTTTTACGATCTTGAGAAACTCTGGGGCTTTGACGAAGTCGATACTAAGAACTGA
- a CDS encoding TetR/AcrR family transcriptional regulator: MNERKAREFVRREREILDCTLELLAGEHWEALSVDKIARHTGIGKGTVYKHFSCKDDIYACLLHADCEQMHNAFIGFAEDSSLSGLEQMREMLLYAFEFHRDNVAHQHMHVHCKQKSFRERISPEYLQKLDLIDSQLTDAFGLAVCNGIKEGDVNPGMSQEMLVSGMSATFEGAMLTLQEGGSCKHQLLETYAQKTEYINQVVEYMLAAITGRPTRQVEQG; this comes from the coding sequence ATGAATGAACGTAAAGCGAGAGAGTTTGTTCGCCGTGAGCGTGAAATACTCGACTGTACGCTGGAGTTATTAGCCGGCGAACACTGGGAAGCACTCAGTGTAGATAAAATTGCCCGTCATACAGGAATAGGTAAAGGTACTGTTTATAAGCATTTCAGCTGTAAAGATGACATTTATGCCTGCCTGTTACATGCCGATTGCGAGCAGATGCATAACGCATTTATTGGTTTTGCAGAAGACAGCTCATTGAGTGGTCTCGAACAGATGCGGGAAATGCTGCTCTACGCGTTTGAGTTTCACCGGGACAATGTGGCACACCAGCATATGCATGTGCATTGTAAGCAGAAATCGTTTCGTGAGCGTATCAGTCCTGAATATTTACAAAAGCTGGATCTGATCGACAGTCAGTTAACGGATGCATTTGGTCTGGCTGTATGTAATGGCATTAAAGAAGGTGACGTCAATCCTGGTATGTCTCAGGAAATGTTGGTGTCAGGTATGAGCGCTACCTTTGAAGGCGCAATGCTTACCTTGCAGGAAGGTGGAAGCTGCAAGCATCAGTTGCTGGAAACTTACGCACAGAAAACCGAATACATAAATCAGGTGGTGGAGTATATGCTCGCCGCAATTACCGGCCGCCCAACGCGGCAAGTGGAACAGGGATAA
- the mltB gene encoding lytic murein transglycosylase B, producing the protein MKRNILHACATLGVSLLLVAPGVSAAKTQDNYTQRPEAQALIAELVEQGFSAAELEGVLDQAKQQKSILKAMSRPAEKRLTWGEYRKLFLTKKRISQGLKFWKENQQVLNKAEQEFGVPAEIIVAIIGIETSYGRITGNYRVVDALATLGFDYPRRAKFFREQLKEYFLLTRAEGVDPLTLKGSYAGAMGLGQFIPSSFNSYAIDFDGDNKKDIWNNPHDAIGSVANYFAKHGWKTGETVRVKAIAPATAEQNWFNDGLELKLSMAEWRARDFSSAAELDDAETVSLMRLEKDGEFQDWFGLHNFYVITRYNHSRLYASAVYELSAALNAKR; encoded by the coding sequence GTGAAACGGAATATATTACATGCCTGCGCTACGTTAGGTGTTAGTTTGTTACTGGTTGCGCCGGGTGTATCGGCTGCGAAAACTCAAGATAATTATACTCAGCGGCCTGAAGCTCAGGCGCTGATTGCTGAGCTGGTTGAGCAGGGATTCTCTGCCGCGGAACTGGAAGGTGTCCTCGATCAGGCTAAACAGCAAAAGAGCATCCTCAAAGCGATGTCCAGACCTGCGGAAAAACGCCTTACCTGGGGTGAGTACCGTAAGCTATTTCTGACCAAGAAACGTATTAGTCAGGGGCTTAAATTCTGGAAAGAAAATCAGCAGGTACTGAATAAAGCTGAGCAGGAATTTGGTGTGCCGGCTGAAATCATCGTTGCAATTATTGGCATTGAAACCAGCTATGGCCGGATCACCGGAAACTATCGGGTAGTTGATGCGTTGGCAACGCTGGGCTTTGATTATCCCCGCCGTGCAAAGTTTTTCCGTGAACAATTGAAAGAATATTTCTTGCTAACCAGAGCCGAAGGAGTTGATCCTTTAACGCTGAAGGGCTCTTATGCCGGTGCAATGGGATTAGGTCAGTTTATCCCAAGTAGCTTTAATAGCTACGCTATCGATTTTGATGGCGACAATAAAAAAGACATTTGGAATAATCCCCACGATGCGATTGGCAGTGTTGCTAATTATTTCGCTAAACATGGCTGGAAAACCGGCGAGACTGTCCGGGTTAAAGCTATTGCACCTGCAACAGCTGAACAAAACTGGTTTAATGATGGTCTTGAGCTGAAGCTGAGTATGGCAGAATGGCGTGCCAGAGATTTCAGCAGTGCAGCGGAACTTGATGACGCTGAGACGGTCAGTTTAATGCGGCTCGAAAAGGATGGTGAATTCCAGGACTGGTTCGGCCTGCATAATTTTTATGTGATTACCCGCTATAACCATAGCCGTCTGTATGCATCTGCGGTGTATGAGTTAAGTGCAGCGCTTAACGCTAAGCGTTAA
- the lipA gene encoding lipoyl synthase — translation MTEQSSKAQRAEAGVKLRGAEKVARIPVKIVPTEREKMLRKPEWLRIKLGSTPKVQGIKDKLRKHKLASVCEEASCPNLGECFSHGTATFMIMGDICTRRCPFCDVAHGRPKALPENEPQELAEAIADMGLRYVVITSVDRDDLRDGGAEHFVKCIQETRKSSPNIQVETLVPDFRGRMDVALEILQQCPPDVFNHNLETVPRLYRQVRPGADYAWSLQLLQRFKKARPEVRTKSGLMVGLGETKEEILEVLKDLRAHDVDMLTIGQYLQPSRNHLPVDRYVTPEEFDDYAAEARALGFSHVASGPLVRSSYHADLQAKGENVS, via the coding sequence ATGACTGAACAGAGCAGCAAGGCGCAGCGCGCGGAAGCCGGAGTTAAGTTACGGGGTGCTGAGAAAGTTGCCCGCATACCAGTTAAAATCGTTCCAACTGAGCGGGAAAAAATGCTACGTAAGCCAGAATGGCTACGCATTAAATTAGGTTCGACGCCCAAAGTTCAGGGCATTAAAGATAAACTGCGTAAGCACAAGTTAGCGTCGGTTTGTGAGGAAGCCAGCTGTCCGAATCTGGGAGAGTGTTTCAGCCACGGTACCGCAACCTTCATGATTATGGGTGATATCTGTACCCGTCGTTGTCCATTCTGTGATGTTGCGCATGGCCGCCCTAAAGCATTGCCAGAAAATGAACCACAGGAGCTGGCTGAAGCGATTGCCGATATGGGACTGCGTTATGTGGTTATTACTTCGGTTGACCGTGATGACCTGCGTGACGGCGGTGCTGAGCACTTTGTTAAGTGTATTCAGGAAACCCGGAAAAGCAGCCCTAATATTCAGGTAGAGACTCTGGTGCCGGATTTTCGCGGCCGTATGGATGTTGCCCTGGAGATTTTACAGCAGTGTCCGCCGGATGTTTTCAACCATAACCTGGAAACTGTACCCCGTTTGTACCGCCAGGTTCGTCCCGGTGCTGATTATGCATGGTCATTACAGTTGCTACAGCGTTTTAAGAAGGCACGTCCTGAAGTACGTACTAAGTCAGGTTTGATGGTTGGCCTGGGTGAAACTAAGGAAGAGATTCTGGAAGTACTGAAAGATCTGCGGGCTCATGATGTGGATATGCTGACAATTGGTCAATACCTGCAGCCAAGCAGGAATCATTTACCGGTTGACCGCTATGTGACACCGGAAGAATTCGATGACTACGCAGCAGAGGCCAGAGCGCTGGGCTTTAGCCACGTTGCAAGTGGACCCTTAGTGCGCTCGTCTTATCATGCGGATTTGCAGGCCAAAGGTGAAAATGTTTCCTGA
- the rlmH gene encoding 23S rRNA (pseudouridine(1915)-N(3))-methyltransferase RlmH translates to MKIRLIAVGTKMPKWVTEGCQEYLKRLPAEFSMEIVEIQLGHRGKGADIARAKRQEGEAMLAAIGKGDRVVALEVGGKNWSTEQLAEQAENWQMSGQNVSLLVGGPDGLAPECVALADQKWSLSGLTLPHPLVRILLAEQIYRAWSIIQGHPYHK, encoded by the coding sequence ATGAAAATTCGTCTGATTGCGGTCGGCACTAAGATGCCGAAATGGGTGACTGAAGGTTGCCAGGAATATCTGAAGCGATTACCGGCTGAATTCTCGATGGAGATCGTTGAGATTCAGTTGGGGCACAGGGGTAAAGGTGCAGATATTGCCCGCGCCAAGCGTCAGGAAGGTGAAGCTATGCTGGCAGCGATTGGTAAGGGGGACCGGGTGGTTGCTCTGGAGGTCGGTGGCAAAAACTGGAGTACCGAGCAGTTGGCTGAACAGGCTGAGAACTGGCAGATGTCTGGTCAGAATGTCAGCTTGCTGGTGGGTGGTCCTGACGGGCTAGCGCCTGAGTGCGTCGCGCTGGCCGATCAGAAATGGTCTCTGTCAGGGTTGACGTTACCGCATCCGTTAGTGCGGATCTTATTGGCAGAACAGATTTACCGGGCCTGGAGCATTATCCAGGGGCATCCTTATCATAAATAG
- a CDS encoding YbeD family protein, translating into MTEQEAPKIEFPCADYPIKVLGRSAPDYKEFVLDVVRRYDPTLDVSTVVEQPSKNGNFTAIRIKMIAESAEALEAMHKEFMASGRVQMVM; encoded by the coding sequence ATGACTGAACAAGAAGCGCCTAAGATTGAATTTCCATGTGCAGATTATCCAATCAAAGTGCTGGGGCGCAGTGCGCCAGATTACAAGGAGTTTGTCCTCGATGTTGTGCGTCGATATGACCCCACTCTGGATGTCTCAACCGTTGTAGAACAGCCGAGCAAGAACGGCAACTTTACCGCTATTCGTATTAAAATGATTGCTGAGAGTGCTGAAGCACTGGAAGCGATGCATAAAGAGTTTATGGCCAGTGGCCGTGTTCAGATGGTGATGTAA
- the mrdA gene encoding penicillin-binding protein 2 yields the protein MAVLESLKDHTKEGNTFLSRALIAFVIVCILLGVLIGRLYYLQVVEYDHQAALSDDNRIQLQPVGPTRGLIYDRNGILLADNRPSYSVTIMKEEVEDLEEVLTELQKLIPVTERQLKTFRKRFKNRRRPYETVPLRFRLTPEEIAKIGVNYYRLPGVQVEADLIRHYPYGASLVHALGYVGRINEKELKRVDPTNYSATHYIGKLGIEKFYEPLLHGTVGHHKVETNARGRVMRVLERTDPVPGKDIILSLDIRLQQATEKLLGERRASVVAIDPKTGGILALVSTPGYDPNMFVTGISQKNYTALRESEDLPLFNRALRGQYPPGSTIKPVVAMSVIDSGVVAPSHTVYDPGFMTLSKGGRRYRDWKRGGHGRVGLDMALYQSCDVWFYDVANRAGVDVISGYLDKFGFGQVTSLDLPEALPGILPSRAWKKRTGRGSWYPGDSLNLSIGQGWMLATPLQLATSAMVLANRGEWKQPTMLKSILTKDKNMQIKQDADGRLVSVSSQPVQPGQPLTESIISIPSKGKKMPDVKLNTPAYWDNIIDGMIAVVHGERGTARKIGKGIDFQIAGKTGTAQVVGIKQDETYDAEKLDERHRDHALFVAFAPVDDPRIAVAVIVENGGGGSSTAAPVAREVIDAFLELEQTDLIAAQAAEASIVAEAQ from the coding sequence ATGGCCGTACTTGAAAGCCTGAAGGATCACACAAAAGAAGGTAATACCTTTCTGTCCCGGGCGCTGATCGCCTTTGTGATCGTCTGCATCCTGCTTGGGGTGCTGATCGGCCGTCTTTATTACCTGCAGGTGGTTGAATATGATCACCAGGCAGCCCTTTCTGATGATAACCGCATACAGTTGCAGCCGGTGGGGCCTACCCGCGGGCTGATCTATGACCGTAATGGTATTTTATTGGCGGATAACCGTCCGAGCTATAGCGTTACCATCATGAAGGAAGAGGTAGAGGATCTTGAAGAGGTTCTCACCGAACTGCAAAAACTGATTCCCGTTACTGAACGGCAGTTAAAAACCTTTCGTAAACGTTTTAAAAACCGTCGCCGGCCATATGAAACAGTGCCGTTACGCTTCCGTCTGACACCTGAGGAAATTGCTAAAATAGGTGTTAATTATTACCGGTTACCCGGTGTGCAGGTAGAAGCGGATCTGATTCGTCATTATCCATACGGGGCCAGTCTGGTTCATGCTTTGGGTTACGTCGGCCGGATCAATGAGAAAGAACTGAAGCGGGTTGATCCGACCAACTACAGTGCTACCCATTACATCGGTAAGCTGGGTATCGAGAAGTTTTATGAGCCTCTGCTACACGGCACCGTTGGCCATCATAAAGTAGAAACCAACGCTCGTGGTCGGGTCATGCGGGTGCTGGAGCGAACGGATCCTGTTCCAGGTAAAGATATTATTCTGAGTCTGGATATCCGTTTACAGCAGGCCACTGAAAAACTACTCGGTGAACGGCGTGCGTCAGTGGTGGCGATTGATCCGAAAACCGGTGGAATTCTGGCGTTGGTTAGCACCCCCGGGTATGACCCGAATATGTTTGTGACCGGTATCAGTCAGAAGAATTACACCGCATTACGTGAGTCTGAAGATTTGCCTTTGTTTAACCGGGCGTTGCGGGGCCAGTATCCTCCTGGTTCAACCATTAAGCCTGTTGTTGCAATGAGCGTTATTGATAGCGGCGTAGTTGCCCCTTCCCATACTGTTTATGACCCGGGTTTTATGACCTTAAGTAAAGGCGGTCGGCGTTACCGTGACTGGAAACGGGGTGGCCATGGCCGGGTAGGCCTGGATATGGCCCTGTATCAGTCCTGTGATGTCTGGTTTTACGATGTTGCCAACCGGGCTGGTGTGGATGTGATTTCCGGTTATCTGGATAAATTCGGTTTTGGTCAGGTAACCAGTCTGGATTTACCGGAAGCCCTGCCGGGCATATTGCCGTCCCGTGCCTGGAAAAAACGTACAGGCCGTGGTTCCTGGTATCCGGGAGATTCACTTAACCTGAGTATCGGACAGGGCTGGATGCTGGCTACACCACTACAGCTGGCTACTTCCGCTATGGTGCTGGCTAACAGAGGTGAGTGGAAGCAGCCAACCATGCTGAAAAGCATCCTGACGAAAGATAAAAATATGCAGATAAAACAAGATGCTGACGGGCGTCTGGTATCTGTTAGCAGTCAGCCGGTTCAGCCTGGACAACCATTGACTGAAAGTATTATCAGTATCCCGAGTAAAGGCAAAAAGATGCCTGATGTGAAGCTTAATACACCTGCTTACTGGGATAATATTATTGATGGCATGATTGCCGTAGTGCACGGTGAACGGGGTACTGCCCGTAAAATAGGTAAAGGTATCGATTTTCAGATTGCCGGTAAAACAGGTACCGCTCAGGTTGTGGGAATAAAGCAGGATGAAACCTATGATGCGGAAAAACTGGATGAGCGTCATCGTGACCATGCCCTGTTTGTTGCGTTTGCACCGGTTGATGATCCGAGAATTGCAGTGGCAGTGATTGTTGAAAACGGTGGTGGTGGTTCCAGTACCGCTGCGCCGGTCGCCCGGGAAGTCATTGATGCTTTCCTTGAGTTGGAACAGACAGATCTTATTGCTGCTCAGGCCGCTGAAGCTTCAATTGTTGCGGAGGCTCAGTAA
- a CDS encoding aminotransferase class IV, with the protein MFGAKGIKIPAMDIVHLNGQLLAADKAKISVFDRGFLFGDSIYEVIPFYQGKGFRLIEHIQRLEHSLRAIQIRTDIDWQLLLDNLVTANGGGNLSVYLQVSRGASEERSHQYDADLTPTVFACCKPIKDIYADGADSVEGIAAIVTADLRWRRCDIKATGLLPNILVLQQARQAGAAEAILIRDGILTEGASSNLFMVENGVIYTPKSSSEILGGVTRELLLQLADEQGIPCLQVDIEYSRLLTADEVWISSSTRAIVPVLSIDGQKIADGNKGRLWQQMFERFIQLQHRMMHG; encoded by the coding sequence ATGTTTGGGGCTAAGGGCATTAAAATACCTGCCATGGATATAGTACATCTGAACGGGCAGTTGCTTGCTGCTGATAAGGCAAAGATTTCGGTATTTGATCGCGGATTTTTGTTTGGTGACAGTATTTACGAGGTCATTCCTTTCTATCAGGGCAAAGGTTTCAGGCTGATTGAACATATTCAGCGGCTGGAACATAGTTTGCGGGCAATTCAGATTCGCACTGATATTGACTGGCAGCTGTTATTAGACAACCTTGTCACCGCGAATGGTGGCGGTAACCTGTCGGTATACCTGCAGGTTAGCCGGGGTGCCTCTGAAGAGCGTAGTCATCAGTATGATGCTGACCTGACTCCGACAGTGTTTGCCTGTTGTAAACCTATCAAAGATATTTACGCTGACGGCGCTGATTCTGTAGAGGGAATAGCGGCGATAGTAACCGCTGATTTGCGCTGGCGTCGTTGCGATATTAAAGCCACTGGTTTATTGCCGAACATTCTTGTTCTGCAGCAGGCCCGGCAGGCCGGCGCCGCAGAAGCTATTCTTATACGGGATGGCATCCTCACCGAAGGGGCATCCAGTAATCTCTTCATGGTGGAAAACGGTGTGATTTATACGCCTAAGTCCAGTTCAGAAATTCTGGGTGGTGTAACCCGCGAACTGCTATTACAACTTGCTGATGAACAGGGAATTCCCTGCCTGCAGGTTGATATTGAATATTCCCGTTTACTGACTGCCGATGAGGTTTGGATCAGCAGTTCTACCCGTGCCATTGTGCCGGTGCTGAGTATCGACGGACAAAAAATAGCAGATGGTAATAAAGGCCGGCTCTGGCAACAGATGTTTGAGCGTTTTATTCAGCTACAGCATCGGATGATGCATGGCTGA
- the rodA gene encoding rod shape-determining protein RodA produces the protein MRDFERTMQEAQPHLARRRGLWSYTHLDAWLLILLLLLASYGLLILYSASGGDMGYVTRQGVRLGAGFAVMVLLAQFRPRFFAHWAPILYVLGIALLVAVLLFGVGAKGAQRWIALPGFRFQPSEIMKLVLPLMVAGYLAKRALPPSFKHIFISLGLVFVPVVMIMKQPDLGTSLLIAASGIFVLLLSGIYWRYIFGALAVAAAGLPGLWMVMKDYQKQRVLTFLDPESDPLGSGWNIIQSKAAIGSGGISGKGWFQGTQSQLDFLPESHTDFIIAVLAEEQGMIGVLILLSLYLMIIARGLIIAVQAQDSFGRLVAGSVTLTFFVYVFVNIGMVSGLLPVVGVPLPLVSYGGTSVVTLMAGFGLLMSVQTHRQMIKR, from the coding sequence ATGCGGGATTTTGAACGTACTATGCAGGAAGCGCAGCCACATCTCGCGCGTCGCAGAGGGCTGTGGTCGTATACGCATCTTGATGCCTGGTTATTAATTCTGTTATTGCTGCTTGCGAGCTATGGACTGCTGATTTTGTACAGTGCTTCCGGCGGTGATATGGGATATGTCACCCGGCAGGGGGTTCGTCTCGGAGCGGGTTTTGCGGTGATGGTGCTGTTGGCACAATTCCGGCCGCGTTTTTTTGCACACTGGGCGCCGATTCTTTATGTGCTGGGGATTGCACTTTTGGTCGCGGTGTTACTTTTCGGTGTAGGTGCAAAAGGCGCCCAGCGCTGGATTGCATTGCCGGGCTTTCGTTTTCAGCCATCAGAGATTATGAAGCTGGTATTGCCGCTGATGGTGGCCGGATATCTTGCTAAGCGTGCTTTGCCTCCCAGTTTTAAGCACATATTCATCTCGCTGGGCCTAGTGTTCGTGCCGGTAGTTATGATTATGAAACAACCGGATTTAGGCACATCACTATTGATTGCTGCATCCGGAATCTTCGTGCTGCTATTATCGGGTATTTACTGGCGTTATATTTTCGGGGCGCTGGCTGTTGCCGCGGCCGGATTGCCCGGGTTGTGGATGGTGATGAAGGACTACCAAAAACAGCGCGTACTGACGTTTCTTGATCCGGAAAGCGACCCTTTGGGATCAGGCTGGAATATTATTCAGTCCAAGGCTGCAATTGGCTCGGGTGGTATTTCCGGTAAAGGCTGGTTTCAGGGAACTCAGTCTCAATTAGATTTTTTGCCGGAAAGTCATACCGATTTTATTATTGCGGTACTGGCTGAAGAGCAGGGGATGATCGGTGTGCTGATACTGTTGTCACTGTACTTAATGATTATTGCCCGCGGGTTGATTATTGCGGTACAGGCGCAGGACAGTTTTGGACGTTTGGTTGCCGGCAGTGTAACCCTGACATTTTTTGTATATGTGTTTGTAAATATTGGGATGGTTAGCGGTTTACTCCCGGTTGTGGGGGTACCGTTACCGCTGGTGAGTTATGGCGGAACATCCGTCGTAACGCTGATGGCTGGCTTTGGTTTACTGATGTCAGTACAGACTCACCGGCAAATGATTAAACGCTAA
- a CDS encoding septal ring lytic transglycosylase RlpA family protein, producing the protein MFRALFGSVLLVLLAGCSFLPGGGGGSDGGGRYSIKQDRPPDETDVDVSKIPNAVPRVEAKSRGGNKSRYEVFGKTYYVLPSSAGYKERGEASWYGKKFHGHKTSNGEIYDMFAMTAAHKSLPLPTYVQVTNLKNNRKIIVRVNDRGPFHQGRIIDLSFVAAKKLDMLGGGVTQVEVEAIDPRTWQSARGVVAAGTQATSQQSGKKRYLQVGAFSLLSSAEQASRELNDLFGNLPVRIVPLAKSDRTLYRVQLGPVDFGANLAEIVSKVEAAGFAQPHLVD; encoded by the coding sequence ATGTTCAGAGCATTATTCGGTAGCGTGCTACTTGTGCTGTTAGCAGGCTGTTCTTTCCTGCCCGGCGGTGGTGGAGGCAGTGATGGCGGTGGTCGTTATTCGATTAAACAGGACCGTCCACCGGATGAAACTGATGTCGATGTATCTAAAATTCCTAATGCTGTTCCCCGTGTAGAAGCCAAGAGTCGTGGCGGTAATAAAAGCCGCTACGAAGTATTTGGTAAAACGTATTACGTATTACCTTCGTCCGCGGGCTATAAAGAAAGGGGTGAGGCTTCCTGGTACGGTAAAAAATTCCATGGTCATAAAACCTCTAATGGTGAAATTTATGACATGTTTGCAATGACGGCTGCGCATAAGTCATTACCGTTACCAACCTATGTTCAGGTTACTAACTTAAAGAATAACCGTAAGATTATTGTTCGGGTTAATGACCGTGGTCCGTTCCATCAGGGCCGTATTATTGATCTTTCCTTTGTGGCAGCGAAAAAACTCGATATGCTGGGTGGCGGTGTTACCCAGGTCGAAGTTGAAGCTATTGACCCGAGGACCTGGCAGAGTGCCCGTGGAGTAGTTGCTGCAGGTACGCAGGCGACTTCACAGCAGAGCGGCAAGAAACGCTATTTGCAGGTTGGCGCCTTCAGTTTACTGAGCAGTGCTGAGCAGGCAAGCAGAGAGCTGAATGACCTGTTTGGTAACCTGCCGGTTCGTATTGTGCCATTAGCGAAAAGTGACCGGACCTTATACAGAGTTCAGTTAGGACCGGTTGATTTCGGTGCTAATCTGGCAGAGATTGTTTCCAAGGTAGAAGCTGCTGGTTTTGCACAGCCGCATCTGGTGGATTGA
- a CDS encoding D-alanyl-D-alanine carboxypeptidase family protein: MISRLFKPFLLLFIAIVALPLQAATLVPAPPQIAARAYIVMDADTGRVILSSRENERFPPASLTKMMTSYIVEDELNKGNISKTDLVPVSVKAWRSQGSRMFIQEGTQVLLSDLLKGIIIQSGNDASVAVAEYIAGSEAAFADLMNQHANLLGMDNSQFMNATGLPADDHYSSAYDMATLARAIIKDFPEHYGIYSEKYFTYNKIRQPNRNKLLWRDNSVDGLKTGHTEAAGYCLVASAKREGMRLISVVMGTKSEEARAQESQKLLAYAFRYFRTHQLYKEGERLQTTQVWGGKVDQVDLGPAADLAVTVARGKSDQLQATLDLDNVIEAPISKGDVFGKVQVKLGDELIAEVPVVALQDVAEAGLLKRIWDKVALFFYSLIN; encoded by the coding sequence ATGATTTCCAGACTATTTAAACCGTTTTTACTGCTGTTTATTGCCATCGTGGCTTTGCCGCTACAGGCCGCAACTCTGGTGCCGGCACCGCCGCAGATTGCTGCCCGTGCGTATATCGTGATGGATGCGGATACCGGTCGGGTGATTTTGTCATCCCGGGAAAATGAGCGTTTTCCGCCGGCTAGCCTGACCAAGATGATGACCAGCTATATCGTCGAAGACGAGCTGAATAAGGGCAATATCAGTAAAACTGATCTGGTACCTGTTTCAGTTAAAGCCTGGCGTTCACAAGGTTCACGGATGTTCATTCAGGAAGGTACACAGGTACTGCTGAGTGACCTTTTGAAAGGCATTATTATTCAGTCTGGTAATGATGCAAGTGTTGCTGTTGCTGAATATATTGCCGGTAGTGAAGCTGCATTTGCTGATCTGATGAATCAGCATGCTAATTTACTGGGAATGGATAACAGCCAGTTTATGAATGCAACAGGTCTGCCAGCGGATGATCATTATTCTTCTGCCTACGATATGGCGACACTGGCGCGGGCAATTATCAAAGATTTCCCAGAGCATTATGGTATTTATTCTGAGAAGTACTTTACCTATAACAAGATTCGTCAGCCAAACCGTAATAAATTGTTGTGGCGTGATAACAGCGTTGATGGTTTAAAGACAGGTCACACTGAAGCGGCCGGTTATTGTCTGGTTGCTTCCGCCAAGCGTGAAGGCATGCGCCTGATTTCTGTTGTGATGGGAACTAAGAGTGAAGAAGCCCGGGCACAGGAAAGTCAGAAGCTGCTGGCATATGCATTCCGTTATTTCCGTACCCATCAGCTGTATAAAGAAGGTGAGCGGTTACAAACTACCCAGGTATGGGGCGGCAAAGTCGATCAGGTTGATTTAGGGCCTGCGGCTGATCTGGCAGTTACAGTTGCCCGTGGTAAGAGTGATCAGTTACAGGCGACACTGGATCTGGATAATGTTATTGAAGCACCGATCAGCAAAGGTGACGTATTCGGTAAGGTTCAGGTCAAACTTGGTGATGAGCTGATTGCAGAAGTGCCAGTAGTTGCTTTGCAGGATGTGGCTGAAGCCGGATTGTTGAAACGTATTTGGGATAAAGTTGCGCTGTTCTTCTACAGCCTGATCAATTAA
- the lipB gene encoding lipoyl(octanoyl) transferase LipB, with product MADVTVESAEQTEASPQALMIRELGQQAYMTTWQAMQDFTAGRTPATVDEIWLLEHSPVYTQGHAGKAEHVLNPGDIPVIPVDRGGQVTYHGPGQLVVYMLLNIRRKKFGVRELVARMEQSVIELLAERGLEAYARKDAPGVYVGDAKIAALGLRVRRGCSFHGLALNIDMDLSPFNQINPCGYAGMAVTSLAQLQTVESPAAIHRQFLDILLAKLDYQQLSYATTIN from the coding sequence ATGGCTGATGTAACAGTCGAAAGTGCTGAGCAAACAGAAGCGTCGCCACAGGCTCTGATGATTCGGGAGCTTGGCCAGCAGGCGTATATGACAACCTGGCAGGCCATGCAGGATTTTACTGCCGGTCGCACGCCGGCAACTGTTGATGAAATCTGGTTACTTGAACATAGCCCTGTCTATACCCAGGGTCATGCAGGTAAAGCAGAGCATGTGCTTAACCCAGGTGATATTCCGGTGATTCCGGTAGACCGGGGTGGTCAGGTGACTTATCACGGGCCCGGGCAGCTTGTTGTGTATATGTTGCTGAACATTCGCCGCAAGAAATTCGGTGTGCGGGAACTGGTTGCCCGCATGGAGCAGAGTGTTATCGAGTTACTGGCTGAACGCGGTCTTGAAGCATATGCCCGTAAAGATGCCCCGGGTGTATATGTTGGTGACGCAAAGATTGCTGCGCTGGGACTGAGGGTTCGCCGTGGTTGTTCATTTCATGGTTTGGCACTCAACATCGATATGGATTTATCACCGTTCAACCAGATTAACCCCTGTGGTTATGCAGGCATGGCCGTTACCAGCCTTGCTCAACTGCAAACGGTTGAAAGTCCGGCGGCAATACACCGTCAATTTCTTGATATTTTGCTGGCTAAGCTGGATTACCAACAGCTCAGCTACGCAACGACAATTAACTGA